A genome region from Geodermatophilus bullaregiensis includes the following:
- a CDS encoding NAD(P)-dependent oxidoreductase: MAQPTVAVLGAGTMGAGMVTSLRRAGLPVRVWNRDTVKARALTDTGAEAAATPAEAAAGADVVLTTVLDADAAVDVVTQAAPAAGTTWLQCSTVGVEGADRTVAAARDLDLVLVDCPVLGTKEPAAKGELTLLASGPEEARERLAPVFDALGSTTVWLGEAGAGSRLKLACNSWLFMLTTGAAQAIALTRGLGLDPQRFLDAISGGPVDSPYAHLKGGLMIAGDFPPSFGLSGATKDARLIRAALQGAGVDDRLTAAVLETMEAAGRREDPGAVDMAAVVRGLEQD, encoded by the coding sequence ATGGCGCAACCGACGGTGGCGGTGCTCGGCGCGGGGACGATGGGCGCCGGGATGGTGACCTCGCTGCGGCGGGCGGGTCTGCCCGTGCGGGTGTGGAACCGCGACACCGTGAAGGCGCGGGCGCTCACGGACACCGGCGCGGAGGCCGCCGCCACGCCGGCCGAGGCGGCGGCGGGCGCCGACGTCGTCCTGACGACGGTGCTCGACGCCGACGCGGCGGTCGACGTCGTCACGCAGGCCGCGCCGGCGGCCGGGACGACGTGGCTGCAGTGCTCGACCGTCGGCGTCGAGGGGGCCGACCGCACGGTGGCGGCCGCCCGTGACCTCGACCTGGTGCTCGTCGACTGCCCGGTCCTCGGGACGAAGGAGCCCGCCGCGAAGGGCGAACTGACGCTGCTGGCCTCCGGCCCGGAGGAGGCCCGCGAGCGGCTGGCCCCGGTGTTCGACGCCCTGGGGTCGACGACCGTCTGGCTGGGCGAGGCCGGGGCGGGCAGCCGGCTGAAGCTGGCCTGCAACTCGTGGCTGTTCATGCTGACCACCGGCGCCGCCCAGGCGATCGCGCTGACCCGCGGCCTCGGCCTGGACCCGCAGCGCTTCCTCGACGCCATCTCCGGCGGCCCGGTCGACTCGCCCTACGCCCACCTCAAGGGCGGCCTGATGATCGCCGGCGACTTCCCGCCGAGCTTCGGCCTGTCCGGTGCGACCAAAGACGCCCGGCTCATCCGCGCGGCCCTGCAGGGCGCCGGCGTCGACGACCGGCTCACCGCCGCGGTGCTGGAGACCATGGAGGCGGCCGGCCGGCGGGAGGACCCCGGCGCCGTCGACATGGCCGCCGTCGTCCGGGGGCTCGAGCAGGACTGA
- a CDS encoding radical SAM domain-containing protein, producing the protein MVRVRRGLKRWLEATRPVPRLKAAALARRWAELPESARTPAQLVGRHAVGCEGTHGVFPRCDLTCSPCYHSADANKVRVDGEHTVAQVEAQMALLEELRGPHGHAQLIGGEVSLLDPDAHAAALLAMRRHGREPMSMTHGDFTEDYLRRLVLAPDGRPRLPRVSFAAHMDSLMRGRRGLPRPRREAELEPFRRAFVEMFRRLRAEHGVRSYLAHNMTVTPSNLGQVAEVAATTAPLGYDMLSFQPAAFVGDRRRWKEGFREHTDDDVWAEVERGMGTRLPWRALQMGDPRCNRTAWGWLVGGRFVPVLDDTDPRDLAVRDAFLARFGGLQLTGTPPAVLVPRLLRAVGGNLAVLPAALGWLRRALRRSGGVRGLAAARGRVRPFTVVMHSFMDAAQVAPAWELMERGVVADDPGVRATQERLGACVYAMAHPEQGRTVPACVQHSVLDPDENRELRRLLPLVEVRQPAAG; encoded by the coding sequence ATGGTCCGGGTGCGGCGGGGACTGAAGCGGTGGCTCGAGGCGACCCGGCCGGTGCCGCGGCTCAAGGCGGCCGCCCTGGCCCGCCGGTGGGCCGAGCTGCCGGAGTCGGCGCGCACGCCCGCCCAGCTGGTCGGCCGGCACGCGGTCGGCTGCGAGGGCACCCACGGCGTCTTCCCGAGGTGCGACCTCACCTGCTCGCCCTGCTACCACTCCGCCGACGCCAACAAGGTGCGCGTCGACGGCGAGCACACCGTGGCCCAGGTGGAGGCGCAGATGGCCCTGCTCGAGGAGCTGCGCGGCCCGCACGGGCACGCCCAGCTCATCGGGGGCGAGGTCAGCCTGCTCGACCCCGACGCGCACGCCGCGGCGCTGCTGGCCATGCGCCGGCACGGCCGCGAGCCGATGAGCATGACCCACGGAGACTTCACCGAGGACTACCTGCGCCGGCTCGTGCTCGCCCCCGACGGGCGGCCGCGGCTCCCGCGGGTCTCCTTCGCCGCCCACATGGACTCGCTCATGCGCGGGCGTCGCGGGCTGCCCCGGCCGCGCCGCGAGGCCGAGCTCGAGCCCTTCCGCCGGGCCTTCGTCGAGATGTTCCGCCGGCTGCGGGCCGAGCACGGCGTGCGCTCCTACCTGGCGCACAACATGACCGTCACCCCGAGCAACCTCGGCCAGGTCGCCGAGGTCGCGGCCACGACCGCGCCGCTGGGCTACGACATGCTCTCCTTCCAGCCCGCCGCCTTCGTCGGCGACCGGCGCCGCTGGAAGGAGGGCTTCCGCGAGCACACCGACGACGATGTCTGGGCCGAGGTCGAGCGCGGCATGGGCACCCGGCTGCCCTGGCGGGCGCTGCAGATGGGCGACCCGCGCTGCAACCGGACCGCGTGGGGCTGGCTGGTCGGCGGCCGGTTCGTGCCGGTGCTCGACGACACCGACCCCCGCGACCTCGCCGTCCGCGACGCCTTCCTCGCCCGCTTCGGTGGGCTGCAGCTCACCGGCACCCCGCCGGCGGTACTGGTGCCCCGGCTGCTGCGCGCCGTCGGCGGCAACCTCGCCGTCCTGCCGGCGGCCCTGGGCTGGCTGCGCCGCGCGCTGCGCCGCTCCGGCGGGGTGCGCGGCCTGGCCGCCGCGCGCGGGCGGGTGCGGCCGTTCACCGTGGTCATGCACAGCTTCATGGACGCCGCGCAGGTCGCGCCGGCCTGGGAGCTGATGGAGCGCGGGGTCGTGGCCGACGACCCGGGTGTGCGCGCCACCCAGGAGCGGCTGGGCGCCTGCGTCTACGCCATGGCCCACCCCGAGCAGGGCCGCACGGTGCCCGCCTGCGTGCAGCACTCCGTGCTCGACCCGGACGAGAACCGCGAGCTGCGCCGGCTGCTGCCGCTGGTGGAGGTGCGTCAGCCCGCCGCGGGCTGA
- a CDS encoding ABC transporter ATP-binding protein, whose protein sequence is MSAELRVAGLRREFGGAVVLDGVDLTVPAGGCVALLGPSGTGKSTVLRLVAGLDTPDAGRVTAGGRDLTGLAPERRGTAMVGQRPRLFPHLSVLDNVAFPLAVAGRRRRAARAEAAGHLDLVGLGDLAGRRPATLSGGQEQRVALARALAAAPAVLLLDEPFSALDPGVRADMHRLLADLRSAVSPTVLLVTHDRQEAAAVADTVAVLLDGRIAQHDTAEALHTRPASLAVHRFLGGLVEVPGRVEGGAHVSALGRLALPCAPPPGPAVLVVRQEAVGLVAAGDPAADATGTVGRVAPRGARSLVEVATAAGTLAAEAGPGLAPPAGAAVGLVLPVAQRWVVAQPAAG, encoded by the coding sequence GTGAGCGCGGAGCTGCGCGTGGCGGGCCTGCGCCGGGAGTTCGGCGGCGCGGTCGTGCTCGACGGCGTCGACCTCACCGTCCCGGCCGGCGGCTGCGTCGCCCTGCTCGGGCCCTCCGGCACCGGCAAGAGCACCGTGCTGCGGCTGGTGGCCGGCCTGGACACCCCCGACGCCGGCCGCGTCACCGCCGGCGGCCGCGACCTCACCGGGCTGGCACCCGAGCGGCGCGGCACGGCGATGGTCGGCCAGCGGCCGCGGCTGTTCCCGCACCTGTCGGTGCTCGACAACGTCGCCTTCCCGCTCGCCGTCGCCGGACGCCGGCGCCGCGCCGCCCGGGCCGAGGCGGCCGGCCACCTGGACCTGGTGGGGCTCGGCGACCTGGCCGGACGGCGCCCGGCCACGCTCAGCGGCGGTCAGGAGCAGCGGGTCGCCCTCGCCCGGGCGCTGGCGGCCGCGCCCGCGGTGCTGCTGCTCGACGAGCCGTTCAGCGCCCTGGACCCCGGCGTCCGCGCCGACATGCACCGGCTGCTGGCCGACCTGCGCTCCGCCGTCTCCCCCACCGTGCTGCTGGTGACCCACGACCGGCAGGAGGCCGCCGCGGTCGCCGACACCGTCGCGGTGCTGCTCGACGGGCGGATCGCCCAGCACGACACGGCCGAGGCGCTGCACACCCGGCCGGCGTCGCTGGCCGTGCACCGCTTCCTCGGCGGGCTGGTCGAGGTGCCCGGCCGGGTCGAGGGCGGCGCGCACGTCTCGGCGCTCGGGCGGCTGGCCCTGCCGTGCGCTCCCCCGCCCGGCCCCGCCGTGCTGGTCGTCCGCCAGGAGGCGGTCGGCCTGGTGGCCGCCGGCGACCCGGCCGCCGACGCGACGGGCACGGTCGGCCGGGTCGCCCCGCGGGGCGCGCGGTCGCTGGTGGAGGTGGCCACCGCCGCCGGGACGCTGGCCGCCGAGGCCGGGCCGGGGCTGGCCCCGCCGGCCGGCGCCGCCGTCGGGCTGGTGCTCCCCGTGGCCCAGCGCTGGGTGGTCGCTCAGCCCGCGGCGGGCTGA
- a CDS encoding ABC transporter permease, producing MSRVAPARQRAGVAPRVALLLAWFALPLVPLLLWAAADRWSYPAALPTDWGVTGWRQALDQGALPALGRSVLLGLAVAALATPAGAMAGRALALHRVPARRVVEALLLAPVAVPPFAVVMGLTTLALRLGVPAGVGLVVVLAVSAVPYTVFVMRAAYAGHDIGMEEEARTLGAGPRAVLLRVHLPLLAPALATAAFLAFLVGWSDYVVTLVVGGGRLVTLPMLVGALSSATGNDAVVAAVSLAAVLPPLALLLATALLARRGAR from the coding sequence GTGAGCCGGGTCGCGCCGGCGCGGCAGCGGGCCGGCGTCGCCCCCCGGGTGGCGCTGCTCCTGGCCTGGTTCGCACTCCCCCTGGTGCCGCTGCTGCTCTGGGCGGCCGCCGACCGCTGGTCCTACCCGGCCGCGCTGCCCACCGACTGGGGCGTCACCGGCTGGCGGCAGGCGCTCGACCAGGGCGCGCTGCCCGCGCTCGGGCGCTCGGTGCTGCTCGGGCTCGCGGTGGCCGCGCTGGCCACCCCGGCCGGCGCCATGGCCGGCCGGGCGCTCGCGCTGCACCGCGTCCCCGCGCGCCGGGTCGTGGAGGCGCTCCTGCTCGCGCCGGTCGCCGTCCCGCCGTTCGCGGTGGTGATGGGGCTGACCACGCTCGCGCTGCGGCTCGGCGTCCCGGCCGGGGTGGGGCTGGTGGTGGTGCTCGCCGTCTCGGCGGTGCCCTACACGGTCTTCGTCATGCGGGCGGCCTACGCCGGGCACGACATCGGCATGGAGGAGGAGGCGCGCACCCTCGGCGCCGGTCCGCGGGCGGTGCTGCTGCGGGTGCACCTGCCGCTGCTCGCCCCGGCGCTGGCCACCGCGGCGTTCCTCGCCTTCCTCGTCGGCTGGAGCGACTACGTGGTGACGCTGGTGGTCGGCGGCGGCCGGCTGGTCACGCTGCCGATGCTGGTCGGCGCCCTGTCGTCGGCCACGGGCAACGACGCCGTCGTCGCCGCGGTGTCGCTGGCCGCCGTCCTGCCGCCGCTGGCGCTGCTGCTCGCGACCGCGCTGCTGGCCCGCCGGGGCGCCCGGTGA
- a CDS encoding ABC transporter permease subunit, translating to MPAPVPAPRSRALLLLLPAVVPTAAVLGAALTVAVLQSTGLLPVVGEPEPSLAAYRELAGGRALLDGLRVSLGIAAASTALALAVGLGTALLARTTRLGGRLLRAAAAATVPVPHLVGAAAVGLLLADSGLAARTLSVTPGQFPPLVAGPWWAAVVAEYAWKESAFVALVVLAALAAGERELDETAATLGAGPWQRLRRVALPLAAPAAIGAGGVGFAYVLGSYDVAWLLGRSSPEPLPVLAHRLFTDVDLARREQALAVAVVTTVLALAGLVLTAALLARTARRAAA from the coding sequence GTGCCGGCGCCGGTACCGGCCCCGCGGTCGCGCGCCCTGCTGCTCCTGCTGCCCGCCGTCGTGCCGACGGCGGCGGTGCTGGGTGCCGCCCTGACCGTGGCGGTGCTGCAGAGCACCGGGCTGCTGCCGGTGGTCGGCGAGCCCGAGCCGTCGCTGGCGGCCTACCGCGAGCTGGCCGGCGGGCGGGCGCTGCTCGACGGGCTGCGGGTGTCCCTCGGGATCGCCGCGGCCAGCACCGCGCTGGCGCTGGCCGTCGGGCTCGGGACCGCGCTGCTGGCCCGCACCACCCGGCTCGGCGGGCGGCTGCTGCGCGCGGCCGCGGCGGCGACCGTGCCGGTCCCGCACCTGGTCGGCGCCGCCGCCGTCGGCCTGCTGCTGGCCGACTCGGGGCTGGCCGCGCGCACGCTGTCGGTCACCCCCGGGCAGTTCCCGCCGCTGGTCGCGGGCCCGTGGTGGGCCGCCGTGGTCGCCGAGTACGCGTGGAAGGAGTCGGCGTTCGTCGCCCTGGTCGTCCTCGCCGCGCTGGCCGCCGGGGAGCGCGAGCTCGACGAGACCGCGGCGACCCTCGGCGCCGGGCCCTGGCAGCGCCTGCGCCGGGTCGCCCTGCCGCTGGCCGCGCCGGCCGCGATCGGCGCCGGCGGGGTCGGCTTCGCCTACGTGCTCGGCTCCTACGACGTCGCCTGGCTGCTCGGCCGCAGTTCCCCGGAGCCGCTGCCGGTGCTGGCCCACCGGCTGTTCACCGACGTCGACCTGGCGCGCCGCGAGCAGGCGCTGGCCGTCGCCGTCGTCACCACCGTGCTCGCGCTGGCCGGCCTGGTGCTCACCGCCGCGCTGCTGGCGCGCACCGCCCGCCGGGCAGCCGCGTGA
- a CDS encoding ABC transporter substrate-binding protein, with the protein MPSSRRHLRVPTLLTGAVLVTSACSGAAGPGATGGPSTTAPDRSWDEVLAEADGQTVDLWMYGGDQLGNAYVDDVLAPAAAGLGVTLRRVPVTDTADALNRVLSELQAGTDDGSVDLVWVNGENFASGRQADAWLCGWTDQLPSMAYVDPEDPLLTSDFGTPVDGCEAPWHKAQFVLAYDSAAVTDPPSSMTELFAWVEANPGRFTYPAPPDFTGSAFLRQALYAVAGGPDEVPAEFDQAAFDELAPELFDRLAALAPSLWRAGDTYPQDLAALEELYAGDQVDVTMTYGPATLAQQVASGALPAGTRVLPLEGGTLGNASFLAVPVNAADQAGALAVADLALTPEQQLAKADPAVWGQYPVLAPDRLPGDVAAAFAALPSSEAVPPFEELSRDADPELGAGWVGPLEDGWRSDVLGAG; encoded by the coding sequence GTGCCGAGCAGCCGGCGCCACCTGCGCGTGCCCACCCTCCTGACGGGCGCCGTCCTGGTGACCTCCGCCTGCTCCGGCGCGGCCGGGCCGGGCGCCACGGGCGGCCCGTCGACCACCGCGCCCGACCGCAGCTGGGACGAGGTGCTCGCCGAGGCCGACGGCCAGACGGTGGACCTGTGGATGTACGGCGGCGACCAGCTCGGCAACGCCTACGTCGACGACGTCCTGGCCCCCGCCGCCGCCGGGCTCGGCGTGACCCTGCGCCGGGTGCCGGTCACCGACACCGCCGACGCCCTCAACCGGGTGCTCTCCGAGCTGCAGGCCGGCACCGACGACGGCAGCGTCGACCTGGTGTGGGTCAACGGCGAGAACTTCGCCAGTGGCCGGCAGGCCGACGCGTGGCTGTGCGGCTGGACCGACCAGCTGCCCTCGATGGCGTACGTCGACCCGGAGGACCCGCTGCTGACCAGCGACTTCGGGACGCCGGTCGACGGCTGCGAGGCGCCGTGGCACAAGGCCCAGTTCGTGCTGGCCTACGACTCCGCGGCCGTGACCGACCCGCCGTCGTCGATGACCGAGCTGTTCGCCTGGGTGGAGGCCAACCCCGGGCGCTTCACCTACCCCGCCCCGCCGGACTTCACCGGCTCGGCGTTCCTCCGCCAGGCGCTCTACGCCGTCGCCGGTGGCCCCGACGAGGTGCCCGCCGAGTTCGACCAGGCGGCCTTCGACGAGCTCGCCCCGGAGCTGTTCGACCGGCTGGCCGCGCTCGCCCCCTCGCTGTGGCGGGCCGGCGACACCTACCCGCAGGACCTCGCCGCGCTCGAGGAGCTCTACGCCGGTGACCAGGTGGACGTGACCATGACCTACGGGCCGGCGACGCTGGCCCAGCAGGTCGCCTCCGGCGCGCTGCCGGCGGGCACCCGCGTCCTGCCGCTCGAGGGCGGCACCCTGGGCAACGCGAGCTTCCTGGCCGTGCCGGTCAACGCCGCCGACCAGGCCGGCGCCCTCGCCGTCGCCGACCTGGCCCTCACCCCGGAGCAGCAGCTGGCCAAGGCCGACCCCGCCGTCTGGGGGCAGTACCCGGTGCTCGCCCCGGACCGGCTGCCCGGCGACGTCGCGGCCGCCTTCGCCGCGCTGCCGTCGTCGGAGGCGGTGCCGCCGTTCGAGGAGCTCTCCCGCGACGCGGACCCCGAGCTCGGCGCCGGCTGGGTCGGCCCGCTGGAGGACGGCTGGCGCAGCGACGTCCTCGGCGCCGGCTGA
- a CDS encoding CDP-alcohol phosphatidyltransferase family protein, with the protein MLDGTTRRLVAPALEGLAARVDRPAVTPDRVTLLGLALGLGSAAAATGALWVPALALWLLSRVADGLDGVLARRRARDGQPLSAAGGYLDITADFLVYGATVAGVGIGYGGSLLPFVAVLVAYYLNGATFLAFSSLAERTGRRLDDGRSLSFLGGLAEGTETVLVHSLWLLLPAHAGTIAWVWAAVVGVSGLQRMVAGHRALR; encoded by the coding sequence GTGCTCGACGGGACGACCCGGCGGCTCGTGGCGCCGGCGCTGGAGGGCCTCGCCGCGCGGGTGGACCGCCCGGCCGTGACCCCCGACCGCGTGACGCTGCTCGGCCTGGCCCTCGGTCTCGGCTCGGCCGCGGCGGCCACCGGCGCGCTCTGGGTCCCCGCGCTGGCGCTGTGGCTGCTGTCCCGGGTCGCCGACGGCCTCGACGGCGTGCTCGCCCGCCGCCGCGCCCGCGACGGGCAGCCGCTCTCGGCGGCCGGGGGCTACCTCGACATCACCGCCGACTTCCTCGTCTACGGCGCCACCGTGGCCGGCGTCGGGATCGGGTACGGCGGGTCGCTGCTGCCGTTCGTGGCGGTGCTGGTCGCCTACTACCTCAACGGCGCGACGTTCCTCGCCTTCTCCTCCCTGGCCGAGCGGACCGGACGGCGGCTGGACGACGGGCGCTCCCTGTCGTTCCTCGGGGGGCTGGCCGAGGGCACCGAGACCGTGCTGGTGCACTCCCTGTGGCTGCTGCTGCCCGCGCACGCCGGGACGATCGCCTGGGTCTGGGCCGCGGTGGTCGGCGTCAGCGGCCTGCAGCGGATGGTCGCCGGCCACCGCGCGCTGCGCTGA
- a CDS encoding TetR/AcrR family transcriptional regulator has translation MAADRTTTPARERLLEAADRLFYARGIAATGVDAVLQLAGASPATLYAHFAGKDGLVAAYLERRHHRWRATWDAVLAGAEDPVDRLLSVLDALVLFRRQEGATRGCAFLAAAAELPAADHPARAWIEADTTLLHHRLHELALASGADDPRALVAELVLVYDGTLAAYARGAPDPVPAARELARHAIRRHSVTGSA, from the coding sequence GTGGCGGCGGATCGCACGACGACACCCGCGCGCGAACGGCTGCTGGAGGCCGCCGACCGGCTCTTCTACGCCCGCGGGATCGCGGCCACCGGCGTCGACGCGGTGCTGCAGCTGGCCGGCGCGTCCCCGGCCACGCTCTACGCCCACTTCGCCGGCAAGGACGGCCTGGTCGCCGCCTACCTCGAGCGTCGGCACCACCGCTGGCGCGCCACCTGGGACGCCGTCCTCGCTGGGGCCGAGGACCCCGTCGACCGGCTGCTCTCCGTCCTCGACGCCCTCGTCCTCTTCCGCCGGCAGGAGGGCGCCACCCGTGGCTGCGCCTTCCTGGCCGCCGCCGCCGAGCTCCCCGCCGCCGACCACCCGGCGCGGGCGTGGATCGAGGCCGACACCACCCTGCTGCACCACCGGCTGCACGAGCTGGCTCTCGCTTCCGGCGCCGACGACCCCCGTGCGCTCGTCGCGGAGCTGGTGCTGGTCTACGACGGCACGCTGGCCGCCTACGCCCGGGGAGCTCCCGACCCGGTGCCCGCCGCGCGGGAGCTGGCCCGGCACGCGATCCGGCGCCACTCGGTCACGGGCTCCGCCTAG
- a CDS encoding MFS transporter has protein sequence MEVPRMEQVERRAGSLVAAGTGVIAVTYGLVRFGYGLHLPAFTAEFALPGTVAGAVAAGSFAGYCAAALLAQWLVSRGRPRLTLWTACALATVGALGTAAAWSATSLAVGVVVAGSAAGAASPALVAAVAATVRAPAADRAQAVVNSGTGGGVVVGGLLAAALSGQWRLLWVGFAVAAVVVTWWADRRTTWPTGPAAPRADASRLRTDLAALRPSLVAALLAGAGSAAVWTFGRDLLATTGGLPAVTTALLWSVLGGAGILGAASGDLVHRLGPRRAWAATAVVMAAATAVLVVLPGLVLPAAVALAAFGGSYVAMSGVLIVCATRVTPHRAAGSTAILFVALTAGQALGAAALGALADVTSLATGFLGAAALVLLSTVAAARQSGHPVAAPAGASRRTIRVR, from the coding sequence GTGGAGGTACCTCGGATGGAGCAGGTCGAGCGGCGGGCCGGGTCGCTGGTGGCGGCGGGCACCGGGGTCATCGCGGTCACCTACGGCCTGGTCCGGTTCGGCTACGGGCTCCACCTGCCCGCCTTCACCGCCGAGTTCGCCCTGCCCGGCACGGTGGCGGGCGCCGTCGCCGCGGGCAGCTTCGCCGGGTACTGCGCCGCCGCGCTGCTGGCCCAGTGGCTGGTCTCCCGGGGCCGTCCCCGCCTCACCCTCTGGACGGCGTGCGCCCTCGCGACGGTCGGGGCGCTGGGAACGGCCGCCGCCTGGTCTGCCACGAGCCTGGCCGTCGGCGTGGTCGTCGCCGGCAGCGCGGCCGGCGCGGCGTCCCCGGCACTGGTCGCCGCGGTGGCCGCCACCGTCCGCGCGCCGGCTGCCGACCGCGCCCAGGCGGTCGTGAACAGCGGCACCGGCGGAGGAGTCGTCGTCGGCGGTCTGCTGGCCGCCGCCCTGTCCGGCCAGTGGCGCCTGCTGTGGGTGGGCTTCGCGGTGGCCGCCGTGGTGGTGACCTGGTGGGCCGACCGGCGCACCACGTGGCCGACCGGGCCGGCGGCGCCGCGAGCGGACGCCTCCCGGCTGCGGACCGATCTGGCGGCCCTGCGTCCGTCGCTGGTCGCAGCCCTGCTGGCCGGCGCGGGCAGCGCGGCCGTGTGGACCTTCGGGCGCGACCTGCTGGCCACCACCGGCGGCCTGCCCGCGGTCACCACCGCGTTGCTGTGGTCCGTGCTCGGTGGCGCCGGCATCCTGGGCGCCGCCAGCGGTGACCTCGTGCACCGCCTCGGTCCGCGCCGGGCGTGGGCCGCCACCGCCGTCGTGATGGCCGCCGCGACGGCCGTCCTCGTCGTCCTGCCCGGCCTCGTGCTGCCGGCCGCCGTCGCGCTGGCCGCGTTCGGCGGCAGTTACGTCGCCATGAGCGGCGTCCTCATCGTCTGCGCCACCCGCGTCACCCCGCACCGCGCGGCCGGGTCCACGGCGATCCTGTTCGTCGCCCTCACCGCCGGCCAGGCCCTCGGGGCCGCCGCCCTCGGCGCCCTGGCCGACGTCACCTCCCTCGCCACCGGCTTCCTGGGCGCCGCCGCCCTGGTCCTGCTGAGCACCGTCGCCGCCGCACGCCAGAGCGGCCACCCCGTCGCGGCACCCGCCGGGGCGAGCCGCCGGACGATCCGGGTGCGGTGA
- a CDS encoding DUF1579 family protein produces the protein MTTEHDHTDEAGGPRTPEPHPRLRDLDVLVGTWRLEGRDLDGGAPFTGTVTRRWMPGGHFLVQETRTDGDEHAGAEYIGYDHAQQTLRSMLFSDEGPGPFCSFALEYFWEIDGDDLTIWHGSRGSPARFSGTIDRRAGTVDGRWEWPGGGYRATATRVNGPG, from the coding sequence GTGACCACCGAGCACGACCACACCGACGAGGCGGGCGGGCCCCGCACCCCCGAGCCCCACCCGAGGCTGCGCGACCTCGACGTCCTGGTGGGCACGTGGCGGCTCGAGGGCCGCGACCTCGACGGCGGCGCGCCGTTCACCGGCACGGTGACCCGGCGCTGGATGCCGGGCGGCCACTTCCTCGTGCAGGAGACCAGGACGGACGGCGACGAGCACGCGGGCGCCGAGTACATCGGCTACGACCACGCCCAGCAGACGCTGCGCTCGATGCTCTTCAGCGACGAGGGGCCGGGTCCGTTCTGCTCGTTCGCCCTCGAGTACTTCTGGGAGATCGACGGCGACGACCTCACGATCTGGCACGGGTCCCGGGGCTCCCCGGCGCGCTTCAGCGGCACGATCGACCGGCGCGCCGGCACCGTCGACGGGCGGTGGGAGTGGCCCGGCGGCGGCTACCGGGCCACCGCGACTCGCGTCAACGGGCCCGGGTGA